The following proteins are co-located in the Bosea sp. AS-1 genome:
- the asnB gene encoding asparagine synthase (glutamine-hydrolyzing) produces MCGIAGFLNRNDAPADPAIVVAMRDALAHRGPDGAGLHVDGPLGFGHRRLSIIDLRAIANQPMHSPDRRWTIIFNGEIYNFRELRAELEREGWSFRTLSDTEVLIAGCVIWGVRKLARKIDGMAAFALWDAREKRLHLVRDRFGVKPLYLWRTPERIAFASEIKAFMAHPDFRVRVNDSALREYFTFQNLFRAHTLFQGVEQLPAATILTIDRDGERRETYWDYDFSHSEPIGAEEAVETLETLMKQAVERQLVADVPVGAYLSGGMDSGTLVALASQHVPRMQTFTAGFEMSRVQGTEAGFDERRDAELMAYCYKTEHYEQVINAGDIRWSLPRVVWHLEDLRLGMSYPNYYIARLASKFVKVCLSGAGGDELFGGYPWRYYRVFRSLDQDDYLSNYYGFWQRLTTAEERKRLFGASADDDAEMFDVFRSVYADAPRLSFETPEDHISASLYFECRTFLSGLLLVGDKLSMANGLEERFPFLDNALVDFAMRLPARHKLSDLEHMLTVDEDAVRKKLLAEDSFAGGKSCLREAMMHVLPPEIMERRKQGFSSPEASWYRGDNADYVRDMLLGTDLASSAYLDADFIHIAVEEHLSGRKNNRLLLWSLLSFEQWCRCFINGEKPYAS; encoded by the coding sequence ATGTGCGGTATCGCCGGCTTTCTCAACCGCAACGACGCGCCTGCCGACCCCGCCATCGTCGTCGCGATGCGCGATGCTCTGGCGCATCGCGGTCCCGACGGCGCGGGCCTCCACGTCGACGGACCGCTCGGGTTCGGCCATCGCCGGCTGTCGATCATCGATCTGCGTGCTATCGCCAACCAGCCGATGCATTCGCCCGACAGGCGCTGGACGATCATCTTCAACGGCGAGATCTATAATTTCCGCGAGCTGCGCGCCGAACTGGAGCGCGAAGGCTGGAGCTTCCGAACACTCTCGGACACGGAAGTCCTGATCGCCGGCTGCGTCATCTGGGGCGTCCGCAAGCTCGCCCGGAAAATTGACGGGATGGCTGCCTTTGCCCTCTGGGATGCGCGCGAGAAGCGCCTTCATCTCGTGCGCGACCGCTTCGGCGTGAAGCCACTCTATCTCTGGCGCACCCCTGAACGCATCGCCTTCGCCTCCGAGATCAAGGCCTTCATGGCGCACCCCGATTTCCGGGTGCGGGTCAATGACAGTGCCCTGCGGGAATATTTCACCTTCCAGAATCTATTTCGGGCCCACACGCTGTTCCAAGGCGTGGAGCAGCTCCCGGCTGCGACGATCCTGACCATCGATCGCGACGGCGAGCGGCGCGAGACCTATTGGGACTACGATTTTTCTCACAGCGAGCCGATCGGTGCCGAGGAGGCCGTCGAGACCCTCGAAACCCTGATGAAGCAGGCGGTCGAACGTCAGCTCGTCGCCGACGTGCCGGTCGGGGCCTATCTGTCGGGAGGTATGGATTCCGGCACGCTGGTCGCCCTCGCAAGCCAGCATGTCCCGCGCATGCAGACCTTCACAGCCGGCTTCGAGATGAGCCGCGTCCAGGGGACGGAGGCAGGCTTCGACGAGCGCCGTGACGCCGAGCTGATGGCCTATTGCTACAAGACGGAGCACTACGAACAGGTCATCAATGCCGGCGATATTCGCTGGTCTCTGCCGCGCGTCGTCTGGCATCTCGAGGATCTGCGCCTCGGGATGAGCTATCCGAACTATTACATCGCCAGGCTGGCGTCCAAGTTCGTCAAGGTCTGCCTCTCGGGCGCCGGCGGCGACGAGCTCTTCGGAGGCTACCCCTGGCGCTATTATCGCGTATTCCGCTCGCTCGACCAAGACGACTATCTGTCGAATTACTACGGCTTCTGGCAGCGCCTGACGACCGCCGAGGAGCGCAAGCGCCTGTTCGGCGCCTCGGCCGATGACGATGCCGAGATGTTCGATGTCTTCCGCTCGGTCTATGCCGACGCGCCGCGCCTCTCCTTCGAGACGCCGGAGGACCACATTTCCGCTTCGCTCTATTTCGAATGCCGGACCTTCCTCTCCGGCCTTCTCCTCGTCGGCGACAAGCTCTCGATGGCGAACGGCCTCGAAGAGCGCTTCCCCTTCCTCGACAACGCGCTCGTCGATTTTGCGATGCGGCTACCGGCACGGCACAAGCTGTCCGATCTGGAGCATATGCTCACGGTCGACGAGGACGCCGTCCGCAAGAAGCTCTTGGCGGAGGATTCGTTCGCGGGCGGCAAGAGCTGCCTGCGCGAGGCGATGATGCATGTCCTGCCGCCCGAGATCATGGAGCGCCGCAAGCAGGGCTTCTCCTCGCCGGAAGCCTCCTGGTACCGCGGCGACAATGCGGACTATGTCCGGGACATGCTGCTCGGCACGGATCTCGCGTCGAGCGCCTATCTCGACGCCGATTTCATCCACATCGCGGTGGAAGAACACCTGTCCGGGCGGAAGAACAATCGGCTGCTGCTCTGGTCGCTCCTGTCTTTCGAGCAATGGTGCCGTTGCTTCATCAATGGCGAGAAGCCCTATGCCAGCTAG
- a CDS encoding formyltransferase family protein, which translates to MAQAVDAVGAQLSSIVTVGDSFSISYSEKRVANVRSADPAAWAQDKGVPIIPFTTYENVLERHQGKLPAICLVAGWYHMVPRRFRETFPRGCFGFHASLLPKLRGGAPLNWAILSGAKETGVTLFEMADGVDTGLIFGQESFPIAPNAMIGDLVVASRDACATLTMRHLAALLDGNAKGRPQEGEASYGLQRMPDDGRIDWAQSRLEIDRLVRAVSRPYPGAFTTLGEDRIQIWATRIPDEVPLVLGAPGQIVMLPDFDLPGVVTRDGLLLIEDATFPDGSGCLDKLRKAGHKRFAPR; encoded by the coding sequence GTGGCGCAGGCCGTCGACGCGGTCGGCGCGCAATTGAGCAGCATCGTCACCGTCGGTGACAGTTTCTCGATCTCCTATAGCGAGAAGCGCGTCGCCAATGTTCGCAGCGCTGATCCTGCGGCATGGGCGCAGGACAAGGGAGTGCCGATCATTCCCTTCACGACCTACGAGAATGTGCTGGAACGCCATCAGGGCAAGCTTCCGGCGATCTGTCTGGTTGCCGGCTGGTACCACATGGTGCCACGTCGCTTCCGCGAAACCTTCCCACGCGGCTGCTTCGGCTTCCATGCTTCGTTGCTTCCGAAGCTTCGGGGCGGCGCGCCTCTCAACTGGGCCATTCTGTCCGGTGCGAAAGAAACCGGCGTGACCTTGTTCGAGATGGCCGATGGCGTCGATACCGGCTTGATATTCGGCCAGGAGTCATTCCCGATCGCGCCCAATGCCATGATCGGTGATCTCGTGGTCGCATCACGCGATGCATGCGCGACTCTGACGATGCGTCATCTCGCGGCACTGCTCGACGGCAACGCAAAGGGGCGCCCTCAGGAGGGTGAGGCGAGCTACGGCTTACAGCGCATGCCTGATGATGGGCGAATTGATTGGGCGCAATCGCGTCTGGAGATCGACAGGCTGGTCCGGGCCGTCAGCCGTCCCTATCCGGGAGCCTTCACGACGCTGGGCGAGGACCGGATCCAGATCTGGGCGACCCGAATACCGGACGAAGTGCCGCTCGTCCTCGGTGCACCCGGTCAGATCGTCATGCTCCCGGATTTCGATCTACCGGGCGTCGTCACCCGTGACGGCCTGCTGTTGATCGAAGACGCGACCTTCCCGGACGGCTCCGGCTGCCTCGACAAGCTGCGGAAGGCGGGGCACAAACGCTTCGCGCCCCGTTAG
- a CDS encoding ABC transporter ATP-binding protein yields MSSAIAITCQGVSKRFALVDGGSAWRLAFGASKDVPVYQALHDISFTVPKGQFVGVLGRNGAGKSTLLRVVGGVYAADEGRVAVNGAMSAIYELGLVGNPELTGRAYADRLLTVHGFSRRERAEMIADIHDFSELGDRFEDPVLTYSAGMTARLFFATATAGSYDVYLLDEILSVGDQHFQAKCWRRLRDRISGGASGVLVTHDWSAIVRMCETAYVLDKGKVTFGGPAERAARLYLYGEDAREAHHAGIAKLLSRPQTPIAATAGKDLDITVDVLVETAAEVGCTFVIERLQPGFGWETALMSRDVAPIGSHPGEYQLAIRVPKLPLEPGSYQISLHLVMPDRDVPGRRIILDGWSWLNGNGLSLDIVGDAMPGAALPLHWRVGATEAIA; encoded by the coding sequence ATGTCCTCAGCCATCGCCATCACCTGCCAAGGAGTCTCGAAGCGCTTCGCGCTCGTCGACGGCGGCAGCGCGTGGCGACTTGCTTTCGGCGCCAGCAAGGACGTCCCGGTCTACCAAGCCCTGCATGACATCAGCTTCACCGTCCCGAAGGGGCAGTTCGTCGGCGTGCTCGGCCGCAACGGCGCCGGCAAATCGACCCTGCTGCGGGTGGTCGGCGGCGTCTATGCCGCTGATGAGGGCCGCGTCGCCGTGAACGGCGCCATGTCGGCGATCTACGAACTCGGCCTCGTCGGCAACCCGGAGCTAACCGGGCGAGCCTATGCCGACCGCCTGCTGACCGTCCATGGCTTCTCGCGGCGCGAGCGGGCCGAGATGATCGCCGACATCCACGATTTTTCCGAGTTGGGCGACCGTTTCGAAGATCCGGTCCTGACCTATTCTGCAGGCATGACGGCGCGCCTGTTCTTCGCGACCGCGACCGCCGGCAGCTACGATGTCTATTTGCTCGACGAGATCCTCTCGGTCGGCGACCAGCATTTCCAGGCGAAATGCTGGCGTCGCCTGCGCGATCGCATTTCCGGCGGCGCCTCCGGCGTGCTCGTCACGCATGATTGGAGCGCCATCGTCCGGATGTGCGAGACAGCCTATGTCCTCGACAAGGGCAAGGTAACCTTCGGTGGTCCGGCAGAACGGGCGGCGCGACTCTATCTCTACGGCGAGGACGCGCGTGAAGCGCACCATGCCGGCATCGCAAAATTGCTATCGCGGCCGCAGACGCCCATCGCGGCGACAGCGGGCAAAGATCTCGACATCACGGTCGATGTGCTGGTCGAAACAGCAGCCGAGGTCGGCTGCACATTCGTGATCGAGCGTTTGCAGCCGGGCTTCGGCTGGGAGACCGCCCTGATGTCGCGGGACGTGGCCCCCATTGGATCACACCCCGGTGAATACCAGCTCGCCATCAGGGTTCCCAAGCTGCCGCTCGAGCCCGGCAGCTACCAGATCAGCCTCCATCTGGTGATGCCGGATCGCGATGTGCCGGGACGGCGCATCATCCTCGATGGCTGGTCCTGGCTGAACGGCAACGGGCTTTCGCTCGACATCGTCGGTGACGCTATGCCAGGGGCGGCCTTGCCTTTGCACTGGCGTGTCGGAGCTACTGAAGCGATCGCATGA
- a CDS encoding ABC transporter ATP-binding protein: MTAAPKRMDAHVSVRNVSKTFSLAELGSGPVSLREALRTGKRVTTLREVRALQEVSLEIREGERIGIIGRNGAGKTTLLSMLAGITEPSAGQIEITGDVHAMLTIGAVLRDEATGRENIYLDGAVHGKTRDEIEAHVEEVIAFSELGEFIDRPVRTYSSGMKARLAFSMGAFIEPDVLIIDETLSVGDAFFAAKAAKRMKEITAQGRIVIVVSHALGVIDEICSRCLWLDQGKLVMDGPAREVTKAYEKAVAQADEAELAAKFGRGTTLARRTEAGRLTDVRLDQDGMAVTASARVLVPLRLSASGQLTLAQRASDLCLSILRVDGRRILERRLSQDAARLPASGPFDVSVTFDPLILGAGLYRFELTLLDEHGPVDAIHRVIEIVDEAGQFGGAPLLLYPPIITATPKGEIS; this comes from the coding sequence ATGACGGCTGCTCCAAAAAGAATGGACGCGCATGTCAGCGTTCGCAACGTCTCCAAGACCTTCTCGCTGGCCGAGCTCGGCAGTGGACCGGTGTCGCTCCGTGAAGCGCTCCGCACTGGCAAGCGCGTCACGACCTTGCGCGAGGTGCGTGCGCTGCAGGAGGTGTCGCTCGAAATCCGTGAAGGCGAACGCATCGGCATCATCGGCCGCAACGGAGCCGGCAAGACCACGCTGCTTTCGATGCTGGCGGGGATCACCGAACCCTCGGCCGGCCAGATCGAAATCACCGGCGACGTCCACGCGATGCTGACGATCGGAGCCGTGCTCCGCGACGAGGCGACGGGCCGGGAAAACATCTATCTCGACGGCGCCGTGCACGGCAAAACCCGCGACGAGATCGAAGCCCATGTCGAGGAGGTGATCGCCTTCTCCGAACTCGGCGAATTCATCGACCGCCCGGTGCGGACCTATTCCTCCGGCATGAAGGCGCGCCTCGCCTTCTCGATGGGTGCCTTCATCGAACCGGACGTGCTCATTATTGACGAGACGCTTTCGGTTGGCGATGCCTTCTTCGCGGCCAAGGCCGCCAAACGCATGAAGGAGATCACCGCTCAAGGCCGGATCGTCATCGTGGTCAGCCATGCGCTCGGTGTTATCGATGAGATCTGCAGCCGATGCCTTTGGCTCGATCAGGGAAAACTCGTTATGGATGGCCCGGCGAGAGAGGTGACCAAGGCCTATGAGAAGGCCGTCGCCCAGGCCGACGAAGCAGAGCTGGCAGCCAAATTCGGACGGGGGACCACTTTGGCACGCCGAACGGAAGCCGGCCGCCTGACCGATGTTCGCCTCGATCAGGACGGTATGGCGGTCACCGCCAGCGCGCGCGTCCTGGTGCCGCTGCGTCTATCGGCAAGCGGTCAACTCACGCTGGCCCAGAGAGCGAGCGACCTCTGCCTGTCGATCCTCCGGGTCGACGGGCGGAGGATTCTCGAAAGACGCCTCTCGCAAGATGCTGCTCGCCTGCCTGCGAGCGGACCGTTCGACGTCTCGGTCACCTTCGATCCGCTGATCCTCGGCGCCGGCCTCTATCGTTTCGAGTTGACGCTGCTTGACGAGCACGGGCCGGTCGACGCAATCCATCGCGTCATCGAGATCGTCGACGAGGCAGGTCAGTTCGGTGGCGCGCCGCTCCTGCTATACCCACCAATCATCACGGCGACGCCGAAGGGAGAGATTTCATGA
- a CDS encoding ABC transporter permease: protein MTLAGFDRRDYGMLLSLFRMALSDRFLGSALGLVWAVLSPLMLMGIFVFVFTFVFPSRLPGREGALPFVIWLISGYGPWLGINEGLSSATSSVTSNAGIVKNIAFKSELLPVVGAMLGLVPLGVGLSLVVILKFVSGEGLSWTVVALPAVIVLQLLFVSGVGLFLSALNVFVRDTALALPSVLTIVLFASPIFYPLSAYPAAIRAILIFNPFYVLAECYRAPLLANSLPPVWMLAYLAVFSSALIAGGLWWFRRLKSFFDTRL from the coding sequence ATGACGCTCGCGGGGTTTGACCGGCGAGACTATGGGATGCTCCTCAGCCTGTTCCGGATGGCGCTGAGCGACCGTTTCCTTGGCTCCGCCCTCGGCCTGGTCTGGGCCGTGCTCTCGCCGCTGATGCTGATGGGCATCTTCGTCTTCGTCTTCACCTTCGTGTTCCCGAGCCGGTTGCCGGGGCGCGAGGGAGCCCTCCCCTTCGTCATCTGGCTGATCAGTGGCTATGGACCCTGGCTCGGCATCAACGAGGGACTGAGCTCGGCCACCAGCTCGGTCACCAGCAATGCCGGCATCGTCAAGAACATCGCCTTCAAATCGGAACTCCTGCCGGTGGTCGGCGCCATGCTCGGCCTGGTACCGCTCGGCGTCGGCCTAAGCCTGGTCGTGATCCTCAAATTCGTCTCGGGCGAAGGGCTGAGCTGGACAGTGGTCGCCCTGCCGGCCGTGATCGTGCTGCAGTTGCTCTTCGTCTCGGGTGTCGGCCTGTTCCTCTCGGCGCTCAACGTGTTCGTGCGGGATACGGCGCTGGCCCTGCCGAGCGTGCTCACGATCGTGCTGTTCGCGTCGCCGATCTTCTATCCGCTCTCGGCCTACCCGGCCGCGATCCGGGCGATCCTGATCTTCAACCCGTTCTATGTGCTCGCCGAGTGCTATCGCGCTCCGCTCCTCGCCAACAGCTTGCCGCCCGTCTGGATGCTGGCCTATCTCGCAGTGTTTTCGAGCGCGCTGATCGCCGGCGGGCTCTGGTGGTTCCGACGCCTGAAATCCTTCTTCGACACGCGGTTGTGA
- a CDS encoding WbqC family protein, translated as MSGLTAIHQPNFFPWMGYFDKIRRADSFVFLDAVDYPRSGSGGMGSWCNRVRLNIQAEARWITCPVKRMGLGAPINQVLIDDDQPWRSKLLRTLDANYRKAPRYAEAMAVLQPLIQLPQTHLSTFNITVIKTIAAELGLKTRFLLQSNLPSEGKATELLTSLVRAAGGNAYLAGGGAGGYQQDALFSSHGIELVYQEFSPRPYGDATRFIAGLSIIDYLMHDGRPLDAFME; from the coding sequence GTGTCAGGTCTCACCGCTATCCATCAGCCCAATTTCTTCCCGTGGATGGGCTATTTCGACAAGATCCGGCGCGCCGACTCCTTCGTCTTCCTCGATGCCGTCGACTATCCGCGCTCGGGTTCGGGTGGCATGGGCTCGTGGTGCAACCGGGTTCGTCTGAACATCCAAGCCGAAGCAAGATGGATCACCTGTCCTGTGAAACGGATGGGTCTCGGAGCTCCGATCAATCAGGTCTTGATCGATGATGATCAGCCCTGGCGAAGCAAGCTCCTGCGCACGCTCGACGCGAATTATCGAAAGGCCCCGCGATACGCTGAAGCGATGGCCGTGCTCCAGCCGTTGATCCAATTGCCACAGACACATCTCAGCACCTTCAACATCACTGTCATCAAGACCATCGCTGCCGAATTGGGATTGAAGACCCGCTTCCTGCTCCAGTCCAATCTACCAAGCGAGGGCAAGGCGACGGAGCTTCTGACGTCGCTCGTCCGCGCGGCCGGAGGCAACGCCTACCTCGCTGGTGGCGGAGCCGGCGGATACCAGCAGGATGCCCTCTTCTCCAGCCATGGGATCGAACTCGTCTACCAGGAGTTCTCGCCGCGCCCTTACGGCGACGCAACACGCTTCATTGCAGGCCTGTCGATCATCGACTACCTGATGCATGACGGACGCCCCCTCGACGCCTTCATGGAGTAA
- a CDS encoding GNAT family protein: MLAGTKVALTALRRDDAETLLGWINDPATVRFNAPFAPVHEPAHLDWFERVTADSARIIFGIRDVVTMRLVGVVQLVDIHPIHRSAELIIRIGSDGDRGQGYGTEAVRLAASFAFRDRNLQRVSLKVFADNARAIRAYEKAGLQQEGVLRRAAFIDGRWCDEVVMAILANPLP, encoded by the coding sequence GTGCTTGCCGGGACCAAGGTCGCGCTGACTGCACTGCGCCGAGACGACGCCGAAACCCTGCTCGGCTGGATCAACGATCCCGCGACCGTCAGATTCAACGCGCCCTTCGCGCCTGTGCATGAGCCGGCGCATCTCGATTGGTTCGAGCGTGTGACGGCGGACTCGGCGCGCATCATTTTCGGCATCCGCGATGTCGTAACCATGCGCTTGGTCGGCGTCGTGCAACTGGTCGATATCCACCCGATCCACCGCAGCGCCGAGCTGATCATCCGGATCGGAAGCGATGGGGATCGAGGCCAGGGCTACGGCACCGAAGCGGTCCGCCTCGCTGCGTCCTTCGCCTTTCGCGACCGCAATCTGCAACGCGTCTCACTGAAGGTCTTCGCTGACAACGCCAGAGCGATCCGTGCCTACGAGAAGGCCGGCCTGCAACAGGAAGGCGTTCTCCGTCGAGCGGCCTTCATCGATGGCCGCTGGTGTGACGAGGTCGTGATGGCGATCCTGGCGAATCCCCTCCCATGA
- a CDS encoding NAD-dependent epimerase/dehydratase family protein, whose amino-acid sequence MTESFAGKNVLVVGGAGFVGSNLVKQILREKPRKLTIVDNFLSADPVNVPDDPAVKLVSGPITSDRILAELDNDLDYAYHLACFHGNQSSIHDPLMDHENNTLTTLKLFERLKDIKSLKKVVYSAAGCAVAAKTFDGASATTEDAPVSLFHDSPYSISKLIGEMYGNYYFTRHGLPFVKARFQNVYGPGEILGAGRWRGTPATVWRNVTPTFIWKSLHGEALPVENGGIATRDFIFVEDMARGLMACGLRGEPGEIYNLGSGAEISIRELAERINAATGNTTPIALTPARDWDRSGQRFAATDKAREKLGFVAQVPHEEGIRRTVEWTKANKPTIMRCMMSHAHFVPDVRKYGA is encoded by the coding sequence ATGACCGAAAGCTTCGCTGGCAAGAACGTGCTGGTGGTCGGCGGCGCCGGCTTCGTCGGCTCCAACCTCGTCAAGCAGATCCTGCGCGAGAAGCCGCGCAAGCTGACGATCGTCGACAACTTCCTCTCGGCCGATCCGGTCAACGTCCCGGATGATCCGGCGGTGAAGCTGGTTTCGGGGCCGATCACCAGCGATCGCATCCTGGCCGAGCTCGATAATGATCTCGACTACGCCTACCACCTCGCCTGCTTCCACGGGAACCAGTCGTCGATCCACGACCCGCTGATGGATCACGAGAACAACACGCTGACCACGCTGAAGCTGTTCGAGCGCCTGAAGGACATCAAGTCGCTGAAGAAGGTGGTCTATTCGGCGGCCGGCTGCGCGGTCGCGGCCAAGACCTTCGACGGTGCCAGCGCGACCACCGAGGACGCTCCGGTCTCGCTCTTCCACGACAGCCCGTACTCGATCTCGAAGCTGATCGGCGAGATGTACGGGAACTACTATTTCACCCGGCATGGGCTGCCCTTCGTCAAGGCGCGCTTCCAGAACGTCTACGGGCCGGGCGAGATCCTGGGCGCCGGCCGCTGGCGCGGCACGCCGGCGACGGTCTGGCGCAACGTGACGCCGACCTTCATCTGGAAGTCGCTGCATGGCGAGGCTCTGCCGGTCGAGAACGGCGGCATTGCCACCCGCGACTTCATCTTCGTCGAGGACATGGCGCGCGGCCTCATGGCCTGCGGTCTCAGGGGCGAACCGGGCGAGATCTACAACCTCGGCTCGGGCGCCGAAATCTCGATCCGCGAGCTCGCCGAGCGTATCAACGCGGCGACCGGCAACACGACGCCGATCGCACTGACCCCGGCCCGCGACTGGGACCGCTCGGGCCAGCGCTTCGCCGCCACCGACAAGGCCCGCGAGAAGCTCGGCTTCGTGGCGCAGGTGCCGCATGAGGAGGGCATCCGCCGCACGGTCGAATGGACGAAGGCGAACAAGCCGACCATCATGCGCTGCATGATGAGCCACGCGCATTTCGTGCCCGATGTGCGGAAATACGGCGCCTGA
- a CDS encoding NAD-dependent epimerase/dehydratase family protein, producing the protein MRIMITGGAGCLGSNLTERYLEGGHEVLVLDNFATGQRGSLPEAHPAMRVVEGRVEDRALLDRLFAEFKPSHVVHSAAAYKDPDDWLEDTRTNVEGTIQVVEAAKAAGVRRFVNFHTALGYGRPEIVPIPADAPARPFTSYGISKQAGENYLAMSGLPFVSLRLANVTGPRLAIGPIPTFYTRLKAGKGCFCSKTVRDFVDMDDFFSVMDVVMADGAPTGVFNVSTGTGHTIKEIFDIVVDHLGITLSEPVPEVEPGADDVPAVVLDPSKTIETFGWKPRYSFEQTIRRMLAWYDQHGVTAIYSHLKAPPAKA; encoded by the coding sequence ATGCGTATCATGATCACCGGCGGGGCGGGCTGCCTCGGCTCGAACCTGACCGAGCGCTATCTCGAGGGCGGGCACGAGGTTCTCGTGCTCGACAACTTCGCCACTGGCCAACGTGGCTCCCTGCCGGAAGCCCACCCGGCGATGCGCGTGGTCGAGGGGCGGGTCGAGGATCGTGCGTTGCTCGATCGCCTCTTCGCCGAGTTCAAGCCGAGCCACGTCGTCCATTCGGCCGCGGCCTACAAGGACCCGGATGACTGGCTCGAGGATACGCGCACCAATGTCGAGGGCACGATCCAGGTCGTCGAGGCGGCGAAGGCGGCCGGCGTCCGGCGCTTCGTGAACTTCCACACGGCGCTCGGCTATGGCAGGCCGGAAATCGTGCCGATCCCGGCGGATGCCCCGGCGCGCCCCTTCACCAGCTACGGCATCTCGAAGCAGGCCGGCGAGAACTACCTCGCCATGTCGGGCCTGCCCTTCGTCTCGCTGCGGCTCGCCAACGTCACCGGCCCGCGCCTGGCCATCGGCCCGATCCCGACCTTCTACACCCGCCTGAAGGCCGGCAAGGGCTGCTTCTGCTCCAAGACCGTGCGCGACTTCGTCGACATGGACGACTTCTTCTCGGTCATGGACGTGGTGATGGCGGACGGCGCGCCGACCGGCGTGTTCAACGTCTCGACCGGCACCGGCCATACCATCAAGGAGATCTTCGACATCGTCGTCGACCATCTCGGCATCACGCTCTCGGAGCCGGTGCCGGAGGTGGAGCCCGGCGCCGACGACGTGCCCGCCGTCGTGCTCGACCCGTCGAAGACGATCGAGACCTTCGGCTGGAAGCCGCGCTACTCCTTCGAGCAGACCATCCGGCGGATGCTGGCCTGGTACGACCAGCACGGCGTCACCGCGATCTACAGCCACCTCAAGGCGCCGCCGGCGAAGGCCTGA
- a CDS encoding NAD-dependent epimerase/dehydratase family protein: protein MKVFITGGSGQVGSTAADMFLARGDTVMSLENFSTGRRDNLLDQERLTQVEGSITDWKLVDQLFSDFKPDVVVHTAASYKDPEDWETDAFVNAVGGANIAKGCKLHKVGRLIYFQTALCYGTKPLQQPIQLDHPINPVNSSYAISKTAGEHYVQFSGVDWVTFRLANVIGPRNVSGPLPIFYGRLAEGKKCFVTPARRDFCYAGDLARVVVQAADGKGNGIYHFSSGKDVAIKELYDAVVKAMKLNDYPEPEVKPLGPDDAPSILLDPSRTFADFGDVTFTPLDEIARLSVERWEKEGVVGGYTHLKEARADINTAAKG from the coding sequence ATGAAGGTCTTCATTACGGGTGGCTCCGGCCAAGTCGGCTCGACGGCGGCGGACATGTTCCTGGCGCGCGGGGACACCGTGATGTCGCTCGAGAACTTCTCGACCGGCCGTCGCGACAATCTGCTCGACCAGGAGCGCCTGACCCAGGTCGAGGGCTCGATCACCGACTGGAAGCTGGTCGACCAGCTCTTCTCGGACTTCAAGCCGGATGTCGTCGTCCACACCGCCGCGTCCTACAAGGATCCGGAGGACTGGGAGACCGATGCCTTCGTCAACGCCGTTGGCGGCGCCAACATCGCCAAGGGCTGCAAGCTCCACAAGGTCGGCCGTCTCATCTATTTCCAGACGGCACTGTGCTACGGCACCAAGCCGCTGCAGCAGCCGATCCAGCTCGACCATCCGATCAATCCGGTGAACTCGAGCTACGCGATCTCCAAGACCGCCGGCGAGCACTACGTGCAGTTCTCGGGCGTCGATTGGGTGACCTTCCGCCTCGCCAACGTCATCGGCCCGCGCAACGTCTCCGGCCCGCTGCCGATCTTCTATGGCCGCCTGGCCGAGGGGAAGAAGTGCTTCGTCACCCCGGCGCGGCGCGACTTCTGCTATGCGGGCGACCTGGCCCGCGTCGTCGTCCAGGCCGCCGACGGCAAGGGCAACGGCATCTATCACTTCTCGTCCGGCAAGGACGTGGCGATCAAGGAGCTCTACGACGCGGTTGTGAAGGCGATGAAGCTCAACGACTATCCGGAGCCGGAGGTCAAGCCGCTCGGGCCCGACGATGCGCCCTCGATCCTGCTCGATCCCTCCCGCACCTTCGCTGATTTCGGCGACGTGACCTTCACGCCGCTCGACGAGATCGCGCGGCTCTCGGTCGAGCGCTGGGAGAAGGAAGGCGTGGTTGGCGGCTATACGCATCTCAAGGAAGCCCGCGCCGACATCAACACGGCGGCCAAGGGCTGA